A region from the Actinoplanes sp. OR16 genome encodes:
- a CDS encoding LLM class flavin-dependent oxidoreductase: protein MRISIWPGAGQPYGDVLEAARHASETGWHGVWIADHFMPNDGTGADPLHPVLEAGSLVAAIGAVVPRVRIGTLVYGNTYRHPAVLANMAATVDHVTRGRFTLGVGAGWQINEHEQYGIELSTIGKRIDRFVEALLVIKGLLRTPRTTVDGSYYQLKDAVCEPKPLQDPLPIMIGAKGEQRMLRVVAEHADMWNTWGRPDLIKHKSSVLDQHCADAGRNPADIVRTAQALTVVDGDIPPDLSMPVIGGSRKQLQKDLAAYQEAGVDELIIPDGLLGTGAAKFRAMDTLRALVHADS from the coding sequence ATGCGTATCTCGATCTGGCCCGGAGCCGGCCAACCCTACGGTGACGTGCTCGAGGCGGCTCGCCACGCGTCCGAGACCGGCTGGCACGGCGTCTGGATCGCCGATCACTTCATGCCGAACGACGGCACCGGCGCCGACCCGCTGCATCCCGTGCTGGAGGCCGGTTCGCTGGTGGCGGCGATAGGCGCGGTGGTGCCGCGGGTACGGATCGGCACGCTGGTGTACGGCAACACGTACCGTCACCCCGCGGTCCTCGCCAACATGGCCGCGACCGTCGATCACGTCACCCGTGGTCGCTTCACGCTCGGTGTCGGCGCCGGCTGGCAGATCAACGAGCACGAGCAGTACGGCATCGAGCTCTCCACGATCGGCAAGCGCATCGATCGATTCGTCGAGGCGCTCCTGGTGATCAAGGGTCTGCTGCGCACGCCGCGCACCACGGTCGACGGTTCCTACTACCAGCTGAAGGACGCCGTCTGCGAACCCAAACCGCTCCAGGATCCGCTGCCGATCATGATCGGTGCGAAGGGTGAGCAGCGCATGCTCCGCGTCGTCGCCGAGCACGCCGACATGTGGAACACCTGGGGCCGGCCGGATCTGATCAAGCACAAGTCGTCCGTTCTGGATCAGCACTGCGCCGACGCGGGCCGCAACCCCGCCGACATCGTCCGCACCGCCCAGGCCCTGACCGTGGTCGACGGCGACATCCCGCCGGACCTCTCGATGCCGGTGATCGGAGGCTCCCGCAAACAGTTGCAGAAAGATCTGGCCGCCTACCAGGAGGCCGGCGTGGACGAGCTGATCATCCCGGACGGCCTGCTCGGAACCGGTGCCGCCAAGTTCCGGGCGATGGACACCCTGCGCGCCCTGGTACACGCCGACTCCTAG
- a CDS encoding GAF domain-containing protein: MGGRSAVDIAQELLEAAWQTCATATAISSRSRELVTESRDARARRWGSALQNDLHVRWSETLSRIDRLTDSLRDAQAAIASALLEAALTLSHATKGNVQLVDPVSGGLRIVAQFGFEPEFLEHFALVRGDDSACGVAFATGRTVQVRDVACSAIFEGRPEQEIVLRAGVRAVRSIPLLDAEARLIGVLSVHYPAPGDPGPAEQRLLETLAAAGAHRLRPNRL; this comes from the coding sequence GTGGGTGGGCGATCCGCCGTCGACATCGCGCAGGAACTGCTGGAGGCCGCGTGGCAGACGTGCGCGACAGCGACCGCGATCTCGTCACGATCCCGCGAACTCGTCACGGAGAGCCGCGACGCCCGGGCTCGCCGATGGGGTTCCGCCCTTCAGAACGATCTTCACGTGCGCTGGTCGGAGACGCTGTCCCGGATCGACCGGCTGACTGACTCGCTGCGCGACGCGCAGGCCGCGATCGCGTCCGCGCTTCTGGAGGCCGCGCTCACGCTGAGTCACGCCACGAAGGGCAACGTACAGCTCGTCGACCCGGTCTCGGGAGGGCTGCGGATCGTCGCGCAGTTCGGTTTCGAGCCGGAGTTCCTGGAGCATTTCGCGCTCGTCCGCGGCGACGATTCCGCGTGCGGCGTCGCTTTCGCGACGGGTCGCACCGTTCAGGTGCGCGATGTGGCGTGCAGCGCGATCTTCGAGGGGCGACCCGAGCAGGAGATCGTCTTGCGAGCGGGGGTACGGGCGGTGCGCTCGATCCCCCTCCTCGACGCCGAGGCCCGGCTGATCGGAGTGTTGTCGGTGCACTACCCCGCACCCGGCGACCCGGGTCCCGCCGAACAACGCCTCCTCGAGACCCTGGCCGCGGCCGGCGCCCACCGGCTCCGCCCGAACCGGCTGTGA
- a CDS encoding glutamate-cysteine ligase family protein, which yields MTALTEQAAAALIADGAFSPGLPGFVGIAVDLLLDPASAPTGRRPLRHGFLDARSPRVMVVSGPPSPGLEVALRRMADDLAASTRLVEQHRLTVLDQATDTVHPDGPEHALRTATAGVRIGLEAGVEGDRGMTAPRAGEAGDRGALGLERRWALAHTLAPVLAAAFANAPLRHGRPTGWRSVRQALRRDLPVAPMPGPARESWAAYVLQARTATGRSLREALQSGARLTETDLQRHIASLRPPVAARGHLELDAADRQPGNAWRLPATVAAMLLDDPRASDEAWAATSHLVDEPRLWERAARSALTDPVLAAAARECFVAAYAALARQGAGRELRDAVAEFTERYVHRGRCPADDVLDQVTARP from the coding sequence GTGACCGCCCTGACCGAACAGGCCGCCGCCGCGCTCATCGCCGACGGCGCCTTCTCGCCCGGACTGCCCGGGTTCGTCGGGATCGCCGTGGATCTGCTCCTCGATCCGGCGAGCGCCCCCACCGGCCGCCGCCCGCTGCGACACGGCTTCCTCGACGCACGCTCACCGCGCGTGATGGTCGTGAGCGGTCCGCCCTCCCCCGGCCTCGAAGTGGCCCTGCGCCGCATGGCCGACGATCTGGCCGCTTCCACGCGTCTCGTGGAGCAGCACCGGCTGACCGTTCTTGACCAGGCCACCGACACCGTCCACCCGGATGGTCCGGAGCATGCGCTGCGCACCGCGACGGCCGGCGTCCGGATCGGGCTGGAGGCGGGCGTCGAAGGCGATCGCGGAATGACGGCGCCGCGGGCGGGGGAAGCCGGCGATCGTGGAGCGTTGGGGCTGGAGCGGCGGTGGGCTCTCGCGCACACGCTTGCTCCGGTGCTCGCGGCGGCTTTCGCCAACGCGCCGCTGCGGCACGGGCGGCCTACCGGGTGGCGGAGTGTGCGGCAGGCGCTGCGACGGGACCTTCCGGTCGCGCCGATGCCGGGTCCGGCGCGGGAGAGCTGGGCCGCGTACGTGCTCCAGGCCCGCACCGCGACCGGCCGCAGCCTGCGTGAGGCTCTCCAGTCCGGCGCTCGCCTGACCGAGACTGATCTGCAGCGGCACATCGCGTCGCTCCGCCCGCCGGTGGCAGCGCGCGGTCATCTGGAACTTGACGCCGCCGACCGTCAGCCGGGGAACGCCTGGCGCCTCCCGGCCACCGTCGCCGCGATGCTGCTCGATGATCCGCGGGCGTCGGACGAGGCGTGGGCGGCCACCTCGCACCTGGTCGACGAGCCGCGGTTGTGGGAACGGGCGGCGCGGTCGGCGCTGACCGATCCGGTGCTGGCCGCGGCGGCCCGGGAGTGTTTCGTGGCGGCTTACGCGGCTCTGGCGCGGCAGGGCGCGGGCCGCGAACTGCGGGACGCGGTGGCGGAGTTCACCGAACGGTACGTGCACCGCGGCCGCTGCCCCGCCGACGACGTCCTCGACCAGGTGACCGCCCGGCCGTAG
- a CDS encoding PHP domain-containing protein — protein sequence MTSTALPADSHVHSEFSWDAPRGDMERTCARAVQVGLPVVAFTEHLDHTAWPAPTEGPYASAALTEAADADGLVTPPAFDAEGYFAAIERCRELFPTLKIMTGLEVGEPHWHADAVAGVLRQGPFERVIGSLHCLPHNGGFAEPFGIYPDRPADAVVRDYLLEIPNLVKGSDVFEVLTHIDYPIRHWPGPQRFDARHFEEEFRHALRATAESGRALEINTRLGFDRLILTWWHEEGGDAVSFGSDAHYPEAVANGLREAADMASACGFRAGRRAYELWGRVD from the coding sequence ATGACATCCACCGCTCTCCCCGCTGACAGCCACGTGCACAGCGAGTTCTCCTGGGACGCGCCGCGCGGCGACATGGAACGCACCTGCGCCCGTGCCGTTCAGGTGGGACTGCCGGTCGTCGCGTTCACCGAGCACCTCGACCACACGGCCTGGCCGGCGCCCACCGAGGGCCCGTACGCCAGCGCCGCCCTGACCGAGGCCGCCGACGCGGACGGGCTGGTCACGCCGCCGGCGTTCGACGCCGAGGGGTACTTCGCCGCGATCGAGCGCTGCCGGGAGCTCTTCCCGACCCTGAAGATCATGACCGGGCTGGAGGTCGGCGAGCCGCACTGGCACGCCGACGCCGTCGCCGGGGTGCTGCGGCAGGGCCCGTTCGAGCGGGTGATCGGCTCGCTGCACTGCCTGCCGCACAACGGCGGGTTCGCCGAGCCGTTCGGCATCTACCCGGATCGGCCGGCCGACGCGGTGGTCCGGGACTACCTGCTGGAGATCCCGAACCTGGTCAAGGGCAGCGACGTCTTCGAGGTCCTGACACACATCGACTACCCGATCCGGCACTGGCCCGGTCCCCAGCGGTTCGACGCGCGCCACTTCGAGGAGGAGTTCCGGCACGCCCTGCGCGCCACCGCCGAGTCCGGGCGGGCACTGGAGATCAACACGCGGCTCGGCTTCGACCGGCTGATCCTCACGTGGTGGCACGAGGAGGGCGGGGACGCGGTGAGCTTCGGGAGTGACGCGCACTATCCGGAAGCGGTCGCGAACGGTCTGCGTGAGGCCGCGGACATGGCTTCGGCCTGCGGTTTCCGGGCGGGGCGCCGGGCGTACGAACTATGGGGCCGGGTCGACTGA
- a CDS encoding methyl-accepting chemotaxis protein has protein sequence MAQRPGLVGNLSVRTNLALLVALTGIVAVAVGTISLVRMSQVADSGREIYTDALVPSRDVAVIREKVWNYRFEILTATTATTAALKTAAQDRATAASDALDAAIASYGGRDLDDEQRAAIDGFSTAWTEYGELREKAGELQAAGDLTGFDEIRTNEIPAKITEALASLDALDAASDSAATDALATADDEYASARMMVIAVLVIGLLVATALAVLIANSVIRPLRQFRDVLHAVADGDLTRRTQIENRNEFGDMGSALNQATEQMRTAVGTLAASGNALAGRAGELQDASRTLAGGADRTSGEVSSIGGAVTEVNSRVGAVATGAEEMGASIREIAVSAAEAASVAQEAVIASSTAEDLMARLGRSSAEIGNVVKVITAIAEQTNLLALNATIEAARAGESGKGFAVVAGEVKDLAQETTKATEDISKRVAAIQADTGTAVESISQIGEIIGRINEFQTTIASAVEEQSAVTSGMAADLTAAADGANQIGSGITQVVDVAEENRKGAYATHEAAAELTRLSDDLQGVVRTFRY, from the coding sequence GTGGCTCAACGTCCTGGTCTGGTCGGCAACCTCAGCGTCCGTACCAATCTCGCCCTGCTCGTCGCCCTCACCGGCATCGTCGCCGTCGCGGTCGGCACCATCAGCCTCGTCCGGATGTCGCAGGTCGCCGACAGCGGCCGCGAGATCTACACCGACGCGCTGGTGCCGTCGCGCGACGTCGCCGTCATCCGGGAGAAGGTCTGGAACTACCGGTTCGAGATCCTGACCGCCACGACCGCCACCACGGCCGCTCTCAAGACCGCGGCTCAGGACCGGGCCACCGCCGCATCGGACGCCCTGGACGCGGCGATCGCGTCCTACGGCGGGCGGGACCTCGACGACGAGCAGCGGGCCGCCATCGACGGGTTCAGCACGGCCTGGACCGAGTACGGCGAGCTGCGGGAGAAGGCCGGCGAGCTGCAGGCCGCCGGCGACCTGACCGGCTTCGACGAGATCCGCACCAACGAGATCCCCGCGAAGATCACCGAGGCGCTGGCCAGCCTGGACGCCCTCGACGCCGCCAGCGACTCAGCCGCCACCGACGCTCTCGCCACCGCCGACGACGAGTACGCCAGCGCCCGCATGATGGTCATCGCCGTCCTGGTGATCGGCCTGCTCGTCGCGACGGCCCTCGCCGTCCTCATCGCCAACAGCGTGATCAGGCCGCTGCGGCAGTTCCGCGACGTGCTGCACGCGGTCGCAGACGGCGATCTGACCCGGCGGACCCAGATCGAGAACCGCAACGAGTTCGGCGACATGGGATCGGCGCTCAATCAGGCCACCGAACAGATGCGCACGGCCGTCGGCACCCTCGCCGCCAGCGGCAACGCCCTCGCGGGACGGGCCGGTGAGCTCCAGGACGCGTCCCGCACGCTGGCCGGCGGCGCCGACCGCACCTCCGGTGAGGTCAGCTCGATCGGCGGCGCGGTCACCGAGGTCAACTCCCGGGTCGGCGCCGTCGCGACCGGCGCCGAGGAGATGGGCGCCTCCATCCGGGAGATCGCTGTCTCGGCCGCCGAGGCCGCCAGCGTCGCCCAGGAGGCCGTCATCGCGTCCAGCACCGCCGAGGATCTGATGGCCCGGCTCGGCCGCTCCTCCGCGGAGATCGGCAACGTGGTCAAGGTGATCACCGCGATCGCCGAGCAGACCAACCTGCTCGCCCTCAACGCGACGATCGAAGCGGCCCGCGCCGGTGAGAGCGGCAAGGGCTTCGCCGTCGTCGCCGGTGAGGTGAAGGACCTCGCCCAGGAGACGACGAAGGCCACCGAGGACATCAGCAAGCGGGTCGCGGCCATCCAGGCGGACACCGGCACCGCAGTCGAGTCGATCTCGCAGATCGGCGAGATCATCGGGCGGATCAACGAGTTCCAGACGACCATCGCGTCGGCAGTGGAGGAGCAGAGCGCCGTCACCAGCGGAATGGCCGCCGACCTGACCGCCGCCGCGGACGGCGCCAACCAGATCGGCTCCGGGATCACGCAGGTCGTGGACGTGGCCGAGGAGAACCGGAAGGGCGCTTACGCCACGCACGAGGCGGCGGCCGAGCTGACCCGGTTGTCGGACGATCTGCAGGGTGTGGTGCGGACTTTCCGGTACTGA
- a CDS encoding sulfite exporter TauE/SafE family protein, with protein sequence MDLVTGFAAGLLIAMVTSPVGVSGAVFLLPVQLSVLGVPNPAVTPTNLLFNVVSGPGALVRYRSAGQLTGPLARLLIAGTVPGVVLGAIIRVFAIPGPQVFRLVAAAVLLPLGLWLAARAARPGAADRPPLARRTVLGLSVVVGTVGGVYGIGGGSLLGPILAGRGTPMTVIAPAALASTFVTSIVGAGTFGVLAYFSDGDIAPLWLLGVCCGLGGLAGGYAGARLQPYLPERALRLLLGVLACGLGCLYVVQAVV encoded by the coding sequence ATGGATTTGGTGACGGGCTTCGCCGCCGGGCTCCTGATCGCGATGGTGACGTCGCCGGTCGGGGTGTCCGGGGCGGTGTTCCTGCTGCCCGTGCAGCTCAGCGTCCTGGGCGTGCCCAATCCCGCCGTCACGCCGACGAACCTGCTGTTCAACGTGGTGTCCGGGCCGGGCGCGCTGGTCCGGTACCGCAGCGCCGGGCAGCTGACCGGCCCGCTCGCCCGGCTCCTCATCGCCGGTACCGTGCCCGGCGTCGTCCTCGGCGCGATCATCCGGGTCTTCGCGATCCCCGGACCGCAGGTGTTCCGGCTGGTCGCGGCCGCGGTGCTGCTGCCACTCGGACTCTGGCTGGCCGCCCGCGCGGCCCGGCCCGGTGCCGCCGACCGTCCCCCGCTCGCCCGCCGGACCGTCCTCGGGCTCAGCGTCGTGGTCGGCACCGTCGGCGGTGTCTACGGCATCGGCGGCGGCTCGCTGCTCGGCCCGATCCTCGCCGGCCGCGGCACCCCGATGACAGTGATCGCGCCGGCCGCCCTGGCCTCCACGTTCGTCACCTCGATCGTCGGGGCGGGCACGTTCGGGGTGCTCGCGTACTTCTCCGACGGCGACATCGCGCCGCTGTGGCTGCTCGGCGTGTGCTGCGGACTCGGCGGCCTGGCCGGCGGGTATGCCGGCGCTCGCCTGCAGCCCTACCTGCCCGAGCGGGCGCTGCGGCTGCTTCTCGGCGTGCTCGCCTGCGGGCTGGGCTGCCTCTATGTCGTACAGGCGGTCGTCTGA
- a CDS encoding group II truncated hemoglobin: MTVEYIRYRIDGDTTEFEQAYARAAGYLARAPQCVDYELSRCAEDPSAYILRITWTSADDHLQGFRGGDLFPGFLTEIRGYIPAIEEMRHYEPTSVRGLGRSVPTLYAWAGGAEAFERLTERFYEKVVADEVVGPLFAQMDSGHPRHVAMWLAEVFGGPAQYSDERGGYAHMLGHHLGKAITERQRRQWVNLLIDAADEVGLPDDPEFRAAFLGYIEWGTRLALANSQPGATPPGEAPVPRWGWGVAPPYTG; encoded by the coding sequence ATGACGGTCGAGTACATCAGGTACCGCATCGACGGGGACACCACGGAGTTCGAGCAGGCCTACGCCCGCGCCGCCGGCTATCTGGCGCGGGCGCCGCAGTGTGTCGACTACGAGCTGAGCCGGTGCGCCGAGGATCCGTCCGCCTACATCCTGAGGATCACCTGGACATCGGCGGACGACCATCTCCAGGGGTTCCGCGGCGGCGATCTGTTCCCCGGATTCCTCACCGAGATCAGGGGATACATTCCGGCCATCGAGGAGATGCGCCACTACGAGCCGACATCCGTCCGGGGGCTCGGCCGGTCGGTGCCGACGCTGTACGCGTGGGCCGGCGGCGCGGAGGCGTTCGAGCGGCTGACCGAGCGGTTCTACGAGAAGGTGGTCGCCGACGAGGTGGTCGGGCCGCTCTTCGCGCAGATGGATTCCGGTCATCCGCGGCATGTCGCGATGTGGCTGGCCGAGGTCTTCGGCGGGCCCGCGCAGTACTCCGATGAGCGCGGCGGCTACGCGCACATGCTCGGGCACCACCTCGGCAAGGCGATCACCGAGCGGCAGCGGCGGCAGTGGGTGAACCTGCTGATCGACGCCGCCGACGAGGTCGGGCTCCCGGACGACCCGGAGTTCCGGGCGGCGTTCCTGGGCTACATCGAGTGGGGGACGCGGCTGGCGCTGGCGAACTCGCAGCCCGGGGCCACGCCGCCGGGTGAGGCGCCGGTGCCGCGATGGGGCTGGGGAGTGGCGCCGCCGTACACCGGCTAG
- a CDS encoding SHOCT domain-containing protein, with translation MGLFSGGVAGADEVRARADRARAKAVKAGIDVRGALGVGHMANGGASVYLLVFPDRLELVSTGQMGFRTGAGRSVIPLTSISRVRSKNQLLRGALLIDVDGATVEFTTDKAVAPLLRELIASRLAAGPVVNPLLKNLDELHAAGLLTDEEYAAKRAGLL, from the coding sequence ATGGGATTGTTCTCGGGTGGCGTGGCCGGTGCCGACGAGGTCCGGGCCCGGGCTGACCGGGCGCGGGCCAAGGCGGTGAAGGCGGGCATCGACGTGCGCGGCGCCCTCGGTGTGGGCCACATGGCCAACGGGGGCGCCAGCGTCTATCTGCTGGTGTTCCCGGATCGGCTGGAGCTGGTCAGTACCGGTCAGATGGGGTTCCGGACCGGCGCCGGACGCTCGGTGATCCCGCTGACGTCGATCTCCCGCGTCCGTTCCAAGAACCAGCTGCTGCGCGGGGCGCTGCTGATCGACGTGGACGGCGCCACTGTCGAGTTCACGACGGACAAGGCCGTGGCGCCCCTGCTGCGGGAGCTGATCGCATCGCGGCTGGCTGCCGGGCCCGTCGTGAATCCGCTGCTCAAGAACCTCGACGAACTGCACGCCGCGGGTCTGCTGACCGACGAGGAGTACGCCGCCAAGCGCGCCGGGCTGCTGTGA
- a CDS encoding SigE family RNA polymerase sigma factor — MVFEDFAAARLPALSRYAVLLCGDREQARDLVQEVLARAFLKWRRVAAADDPYSYVRRMLTNEYLSFLRRRRLPTVAVDHDMLAAPAPAPVDTDLWSLLGTLPRQQRAVIVLRYYEGLTDPEIADVLGCRPGTVRGYASRALAALRIELTDVEVLA; from the coding sequence ATGGTGTTCGAGGATTTCGCGGCGGCGCGACTGCCCGCTCTGTCGCGCTATGCCGTGCTGCTCTGCGGTGATCGGGAGCAGGCACGTGATCTTGTACAGGAGGTGCTCGCGCGCGCCTTCCTGAAATGGCGGCGGGTCGCGGCGGCGGATGATCCTTATTCGTACGTCCGGCGCATGCTGACGAACGAGTACCTGTCATTCCTGCGGCGCCGCCGGTTGCCGACCGTCGCTGTCGATCACGACATGCTGGCGGCGCCGGCGCCCGCACCCGTCGACACCGACCTGTGGTCGCTGCTCGGCACACTGCCCCGGCAGCAGCGTGCCGTGATCGTGCTGCGCTACTACGAAGGACTCACCGACCCGGAGATCGCCGACGTGCTCGGCTGCCGGCCCGGCACCGTCCGCGGCTACGCCAGCCGGGCCCTCGCGGCCTTGCGTATCGAGCTCACCGACGTGGAGGTTCTGGCATGA
- a CDS encoding nuclear transport factor 2 family protein, translating into MGDLEAELLVAEQQLKDAQRGGDLAELDRLLDDRLIAIGPDGGRYTKQDDLGAYRSGSSVIESLTEESLDHLIAGTTGVTFFVGTVSGTFGGTPMTARMRYTRTWAYTEDGWRILAAHIAAA; encoded by the coding sequence ATGGGAGATCTCGAGGCGGAACTGCTGGTCGCGGAACAGCAGCTGAAGGACGCGCAACGCGGCGGTGACCTGGCGGAACTCGACCGCCTGCTGGACGACCGGCTGATCGCCATCGGACCCGACGGCGGCCGTTACACCAAGCAGGACGATCTGGGCGCCTACCGCTCCGGCAGCTCGGTGATCGAGAGCCTGACCGAGGAGTCGCTGGACCACCTGATCGCCGGTACGACCGGAGTCACGTTCTTCGTCGGCACCGTCTCCGGCACGTTCGGAGGCACGCCGATGACCGCCCGGATGCGCTACACGCGCACCTGGGCGTACACCGAGGACGGCTGGCGGATCCTGGCGGCGCACATCGCCGCTGCTTGA
- a CDS encoding VOC family protein, whose protein sequence is MFQRLHHVCVVVADLGRAVAYYESLGVGPFFDYPKGTAYIEFDVPNPAASAAMRYKCADLDNFQLQLCQPGDLDSPQKRFLDSRGEGVYHLGFEVADLLTAQNAGAELGLGVIARGLRADGTGFCYFDTRDDAGVVLEVRR, encoded by the coding sequence TTGTTTCAGCGTCTGCATCACGTCTGCGTGGTCGTCGCCGACCTCGGCAGAGCCGTCGCCTACTACGAGAGTCTCGGCGTCGGGCCGTTCTTCGACTACCCCAAGGGCACGGCGTACATCGAGTTCGACGTCCCCAACCCGGCCGCCTCGGCGGCGATGCGCTACAAGTGCGCCGACCTGGACAACTTCCAGTTGCAGCTCTGCCAGCCGGGCGACCTCGACTCACCGCAGAAACGGTTCCTCGACTCCCGCGGTGAGGGCGTCTACCACCTCGGCTTCGAGGTCGCCGACCTGCTCACCGCACAGAACGCCGGCGCCGAGCTCGGGCTCGGCGTGATCGCCCGGGGGCTGCGGGCCGACGGCACCGGGTTCTGCTACTTCGACACCCGCGACGACGCCGGCGTGGTGCTGGAGGTGCGCCGGTAG
- a CDS encoding gamma-glutamylcyclotransferase: MYYFGYCTYLLESELRKYLPEAKKVTHATAPNHQVQFRAAGERTDRGWCHLADRSTYGKAAQGIVFEVDESHLEDHFDDFDIVFLTVRGDDGQAYDCFTYVLSQPGIRMRPPRFYWERVPQGLAEQQFPAAYQAEVQRTFDEAAECPDFDRPMPAGAPGRSADSR, encoded by the coding sequence ATGTACTACTTCGGCTACTGCACCTACCTGCTCGAGTCCGAGCTGCGGAAATACCTGCCCGAGGCGAAGAAGGTCACGCACGCGACCGCGCCGAACCACCAGGTCCAGTTCCGTGCCGCCGGCGAGCGCACCGACCGCGGCTGGTGCCACCTCGCGGACCGCAGCACCTACGGCAAGGCGGCCCAGGGGATCGTCTTCGAGGTCGACGAGTCCCATCTCGAGGACCACTTCGACGACTTCGACATCGTGTTCCTCACCGTCCGGGGGGACGACGGTCAGGCGTACGACTGCTTCACCTACGTTCTGTCGCAACCCGGCATCCGGATGCGCCCGCCGCGCTTCTACTGGGAGCGGGTGCCGCAGGGCCTCGCCGAACAGCAGTTCCCGGCCGCGTACCAGGCCGAGGTGCAGCGGACCTTCGACGAGGCCGCGGAATGTCCGGACTTCGACCGCCCGATGCCGGCCGGCGCCCCCGGTCGCTCGGCCGACAGCCGCTGA
- a CDS encoding transporter substrate-binding domain-containing protein has product MARKLPAVLGMMLLIVAGCGKPSGEAEPAATTLRVGSQQSYIPGEFRAEGSDELQGFGVDIIDEIGKRLGLTPEWVQSDYSALITGLQAGQFDMGSGGMSVNPERLQQVDMIGYFQSGATFLVRKEDEGGYSTAEEMCGKKLGMLEGSTTLEKAVAALCPDDPIQIEFYTSTPLGLQGLLSERITAYAPDLAQAQYIVKENPTQFATTGYHLVDYLINFTFAKGGDTALRDDVFRTLDEMIKDGSYTKILEGWNLKTGGLTRPAYNGDLTGKPS; this is encoded by the coding sequence ATGGCGAGAAAGCTTCCCGCCGTACTGGGGATGATGCTCTTGATCGTCGCGGGTTGCGGAAAGCCCTCGGGCGAGGCCGAGCCGGCGGCGACGACCCTGCGGGTGGGCTCGCAGCAGTCCTACATCCCCGGTGAGTTCCGCGCGGAGGGCTCCGACGAGCTCCAAGGGTTCGGCGTCGACATCATCGACGAGATCGGCAAGCGGCTCGGGCTGACGCCGGAGTGGGTGCAGTCCGACTACTCCGCGCTGATCACCGGTCTGCAGGCCGGGCAGTTCGACATGGGCTCGGGCGGGATGAGCGTCAACCCCGAGCGTCTGCAGCAGGTCGACATGATCGGGTATTTCCAGTCCGGCGCCACGTTCCTGGTGCGCAAGGAGGACGAGGGCGGGTACTCGACCGCCGAGGAGATGTGCGGCAAGAAGCTCGGGATGCTGGAGGGGTCGACGACCTTGGAGAAGGCCGTCGCGGCGCTGTGCCCCGATGATCCGATCCAGATCGAGTTCTACACCTCGACGCCGCTCGGGCTCCAAGGTCTGCTCTCCGAGCGGATCACCGCGTACGCGCCGGATCTCGCCCAGGCGCAGTACATCGTCAAGGAGAACCCCACCCAGTTCGCCACGACCGGATATCACCTGGTCGACTATCTGATCAACTTCACGTTCGCGAAGGGCGGCGACACCGCGCTGCGGGACGACGTCTTCCGCACCCTGGACGAGATGATCAAGGACGGGTCGTACACGAAGATCTTGGAGGGCTGGAACCTGAAGACCGGCGGGCTCACCCGGCCCGCCTACAACGGGGACCTGACCGGCAAGCCGTCCTAG